One genomic window of Candidatus Cloacimonadota bacterium includes the following:
- a CDS encoding M14 family zinc carboxypeptidase gives MKRVVIICLFLLICLVVWAERAMVRIPDPGEEYYKALLQRGVDVDRYYPGHYLDMVLSETDLPLYRLLHPGLMVLQTEAEAKQNLNAKDRDIPGFRTYNMLVQELQALAAQYSTLMQIHNLGPSTGKYYADQGNTAYQAFDHDIWAVKISDNVSLDEDEPQYLFVGAHHAREPLSVESCMAILNHLLGNYGTDDRVNAIVDNCEIWFVPLLNPDGHKIVIDQTDIYWRKNIRDNNNNGILDMYNDGVDLNRNYSYMWGNVMATDLIHDSVYHGPYPFSEIETQALRDLIENKHFLAGISFHSQGQYVLYPPGFVYDVGGPDQGELALLAESMVAGITSYDYTPMPSYSLYPVSGTFDDWFHMMNAAFSYTIELAYTHFPPASSINLIAQSQVEPALRLLERANYKCIHGHVLDAISGEPLEAKIHIEGYDNHIPLRAAMYSRANFGSYHRFLPAGNFRMSVSAPGYQPASLWIAVAEDSLRTVNVRLHPSNIIDTGFWIKDSLGNSLPAAVLEIGSELYESDDEGKIYISGLSNELHQLKVSCPRYSSYFGEFQILPGWNVIRLSEIAGISEGFEETADNWIFTGYWGIVQDQSPQGIHCLSENCQNMSCGPQETSAQYSHPIDLTGASNVNLQFWAKTNIVQNGHYIGLRYREAGETVWHTLMCFMGVTDWEHYDLDFTSLAGSIIELSLCSFTGYGLSEATFWIDDIRLYTESSYSDTEDLLSPPLQIKAAPNPFASELMIGIQGSEKGLLKLDIYNLRGQKVRSMQTNPLTSNAFSLEWDGKDAAGRELAAGLYFLKISAPNREAATKKVIKLH, from the coding sequence ATGAAAAGAGTAGTTATCATCTGTCTTTTCTTACTTATCTGTTTGGTTGTTTGGGCAGAACGCGCCATGGTAAGGATTCCCGATCCGGGAGAGGAGTATTACAAAGCTTTGCTGCAGCGGGGTGTGGATGTTGATCGCTATTATCCCGGACATTATCTGGATATGGTACTGTCCGAGACAGATCTTCCCCTATACCGTCTGTTGCATCCCGGACTGATGGTATTGCAAACTGAAGCAGAAGCCAAGCAGAACCTGAACGCAAAGGACAGGGACATCCCCGGTTTTCGTACATACAATATGCTTGTACAGGAATTGCAGGCTCTGGCAGCGCAGTATTCGACCTTGATGCAGATTCATAATCTGGGTCCCTCTACAGGCAAGTATTATGCAGATCAGGGCAATACCGCTTATCAGGCATTTGATCACGATATCTGGGCGGTGAAGATATCCGACAATGTATCGTTGGATGAAGATGAGCCGCAGTACCTCTTTGTGGGGGCTCATCATGCGCGGGAACCTCTTTCGGTGGAGTCTTGCATGGCCATTCTCAATCATCTGCTGGGGAATTATGGCACAGATGACAGAGTAAATGCCATAGTGGACAATTGCGAGATCTGGTTTGTACCCCTGCTCAATCCGGACGGTCATAAGATTGTGATTGATCAAACGGATATCTATTGGCGCAAGAACATTCGGGACAACAATAACAACGGTATCCTGGATATGTACAACGATGGAGTGGATTTGAACCGGAATTACTCCTATATGTGGGGCAATGTAATGGCTACAGACCTTATTCACGATTCGGTGTACCATGGTCCTTATCCCTTTTCGGAGATCGAGACCCAAGCTCTACGCGATCTTATAGAAAACAAGCACTTTTTAGCAGGGATCAGCTTCCATTCTCAGGGGCAATATGTTCTGTATCCTCCAGGTTTTGTGTACGATGTAGGCGGTCCGGATCAAGGAGAGCTTGCGCTATTAGCAGAGTCTATGGTTGCCGGGATCACTTCCTACGATTACACTCCAATGCCCAGTTATAGCTTGTACCCGGTTAGCGGTACTTTTGATGACTGGTTCCACATGATGAATGCGGCTTTTTCATATACCATAGAACTGGCCTATACTCATTTCCCGCCCGCAAGTAGTATAAACCTGATTGCGCAGAGCCAAGTGGAACCCGCCCTGCGATTACTGGAGCGTGCGAACTACAAATGTATCCACGGACATGTTTTGGATGCGATCAGTGGAGAGCCCCTGGAGGCGAAAATTCACATCGAAGGCTACGATAACCACATTCCACTGCGTGCTGCCATGTACTCCAGGGCAAATTTTGGGTCTTACCATCGCTTTCTTCCGGCAGGGAATTTTCGCATGAGCGTAAGCGCTCCGGGTTATCAGCCTGCGAGTCTGTGGATTGCAGTAGCAGAGGATAGCCTGCGCACGGTGAATGTTCGCCTTCATCCTTCTAATATTATAGATACGGGCTTTTGGATTAAGGACAGCTTGGGCAATTCTCTGCCAGCCGCGGTGTTGGAGATAGGCTCCGAGCTATATGAAAGCGATGATGAAGGAAAGATATATATATCCGGATTGAGCAACGAACTGCATCAGTTGAAAGTAAGCTGTCCAAGATACTCCAGCTATTTTGGTGAGTTCCAGATCCTGCCGGGCTGGAATGTAATCCGTCTCAGTGAGATTGCCGGGATATCCGAGGGCTTCGAAGAAACAGCGGATAATTGGATATTCACGGGATATTGGGGCATAGTTCAAGACCAATCTCCCCAAGGTATTCATTGCCTGAGTGAGAATTGCCAAAACATGAGTTGCGGACCTCAGGAAACAAGCGCTCAATATAGCCATCCCATAGATCTGACCGGGGCAAGCAACGTGAATCTGCAGTTTTGGGCAAAGACAAACATTGTGCAAAACGGACATTATATCGGTCTGCGTTATCGCGAGGCAGGGGAGACTGTGTGGCATACGCTTATGTGCTTTATGGGAGTGACAGATTGGGAACATTATGATCTGGATTTCACTTCTTTGGCGGGAAGCATCATCGAGCTTTCTCTATGTAGTTTCACAGGGTATGGATTGAGCGAAGCTACTTTCTGGATAGATGACATCCGGCTTTATACAGAGAGTTCATATAGCGACACCGAGGATCTCCTGTCTCCGCCGCTGCAGATCAAAGCTGCGCCCAATCCTTTCGCCTCGGAGCTGATGATAGGTATACAGGGTTCTGAAAAGGGTCTTCTAAAGCTCGATATCTACAATTTGAGAGGGCAGAAGGTGCGCTCTATGCAAACTAATCCCTTGACGTCAAATGCTTTTTCTCTTGAGTGGGACGGGAAGGATGCCGCGGGGCGAGAGCTGGCAGCAGGATTGTATTTCCTGAAGATAAGCGCTCCAAACCGGGAGGCAGCCACCAAAAAAGTAATAAAACTACACTGA
- a CDS encoding ribonucleoside triphosphate reductase — protein MFSKIRKRNGHIVDFDKSKISNAIFKAGDASGEFDAEMADKLCLRVLNLAQQSLTEEIPDVEKIQDIVEEVLLSSPYKKTAKAYIIYRDQHARIREMVSSAGVKLIDQYLEKLDWQVNENSNMAYSLQGLNNYIASEVSKTYWLNKIYPPEIREAHVSGDIHIHDLGQLSVYCVGWDLMDLLLTGFKGAVGKVESSPAKHFRSALGQIVNFFYTLQGEAAGAQAFSSFDTLLAPFIRYDELEYSEVKQALQEFVFNLNVPTRVGFQTPFTNITMDLISPESYKNQAVIIGGQPQEACYADFQIEMDMLNRAFLEVMVEGDAKGRVFTFPIPTYNITKDFDWDNPAIEYLWEAAAKYGIPYFSNFVNSDMDPNDARSMCCRLRLDTRKLAARGGGLFGANPLTGSIGVVTLNLPRIGFQAESEEDFFERLQRALALAMSSLEIKRKILENYTDNGLYPYTRFYLKNIRERFNEYWKNHFSTIGVIGMNEACLNFLDVGIGTSIGREFAVKVMDYLRERLIEFQELTGNNYNLEATPAEGTSYRLALLDKRSFPGIRSANPDRKVPFYTNSTQLPVDFSDDVFEVLDLQDELQTKYTGGTVLHIFGGERLEHCSSVKNLVKSVCSNYRLPYFTFSPTFSICTEHGYLVGEQQKCPRCGKNCEVFARIVGYLRPVSQWNEGKKAEFKMRTTFDTVKNPVPHRISEHNLA, from the coding sequence ATGTTCTCTAAGATCCGCAAGCGGAATGGCCATATAGTAGATTTCGATAAAAGCAAGATAAGTAATGCCATATTCAAGGCAGGAGATGCCAGTGGGGAATTTGATGCCGAGATGGCAGATAAACTCTGTCTCAGGGTGCTCAATCTGGCTCAACAGAGTCTCACGGAAGAGATTCCGGACGTAGAGAAAATTCAAGACATTGTGGAAGAAGTTCTACTGTCTTCACCTTACAAGAAAACTGCCAAAGCCTATATCATTTACCGGGATCAACATGCCCGCATCCGGGAGATGGTCTCCAGTGCGGGAGTGAAGTTGATCGATCAATATCTGGAAAAGCTGGATTGGCAGGTAAATGAGAATTCGAACATGGCATATTCTCTCCAAGGATTGAACAATTACATTGCCAGTGAGGTGAGTAAGACCTACTGGCTGAACAAGATATATCCCCCGGAGATTCGTGAAGCCCATGTAAGTGGCGACATTCATATTCACGATTTGGGCCAGCTTTCTGTGTACTGTGTAGGTTGGGACCTCATGGATCTCCTGCTAACCGGCTTCAAGGGGGCAGTGGGCAAGGTGGAAAGCTCTCCTGCCAAGCATTTTCGTAGCGCTTTGGGGCAGATCGTAAACTTCTTTTATACCTTGCAGGGCGAGGCGGCCGGAGCGCAGGCTTTTTCCAGCTTCGACACGCTTTTAGCGCCCTTCATCCGCTATGATGAGCTGGAATACTCTGAAGTGAAGCAGGCTCTGCAGGAATTTGTATTTAACTTGAATGTGCCTACCAGAGTGGGTTTTCAGACTCCTTTCACCAATATCACCATGGATCTCATCAGTCCCGAAAGCTACAAGAACCAGGCGGTGATCATCGGCGGACAGCCTCAGGAAGCCTGCTATGCAGATTTCCAAATCGAGATGGACATGTTGAACCGTGCGTTTCTGGAAGTGATGGTGGAAGGCGACGCCAAGGGCAGAGTCTTTACTTTCCCCATTCCTACCTACAATATCACCAAAGATTTCGATTGGGATAATCCTGCTATTGAATATCTGTGGGAAGCAGCGGCAAAATATGGCATTCCCTATTTCTCGAATTTCGTGAATAGCGATATGGACCCAAACGACGCCCGCAGTATGTGTTGCCGGCTACGTTTGGACACTCGTAAACTGGCGGCGCGCGGGGGTGGGCTGTTTGGCGCCAATCCCCTCACGGGCTCTATTGGCGTGGTTACACTCAATTTACCCAGGATCGGTTTTCAAGCCGAAAGTGAAGAGGACTTCTTCGAGCGTTTGCAACGTGCTCTAGCCTTGGCGATGTCATCTCTGGAAATCAAGCGTAAGATATTGGAAAACTACACCGATAACGGTTTGTATCCTTATACCCGTTTCTATCTGAAAAACATCCGCGAACGCTTCAATGAATATTGGAAAAACCACTTTTCCACCATCGGTGTGATCGGCATGAATGAGGCCTGTCTGAACTTTCTGGATGTGGGCATCGGGACGTCTATTGGTCGCGAATTTGCCGTGAAGGTGATGGATTATCTGCGGGAACGATTGATTGAATTTCAAGAACTTACCGGTAACAACTACAATCTGGAAGCTACTCCTGCCGAAGGAACCAGCTATCGCCTGGCTTTGTTGGATAAACGCAGTTTCCCCGGCATTCGCAGCGCCAATCCGGATAGGAAAGTGCCCTTCTATACAAACAGCACTCAATTACCGGTAGATTTCTCCGACGATGTCTTTGAAGTGCTGGATTTACAGGATGAATTGCAGACCAAATACACCGGTGGAACGGTGTTACACATCTTCGGTGGTGAACGGTTGGAGCACTGTTCCAGCGTAAAGAACTTGGTGAAAAGCGTTTGCAGTAATTACCGGCTGCCGTATTTCACTTTTTCACCTACCTTCAGTATCTGCACGGAACACGGCTATCTGGTGGGAGAACAGCAAAAATGCCCCCGCTGCGGTAAGAATTGCGAGGTATTTGCCCGCATTGTGGGCTATTTACGCCCGGTATCACAATGGAACGAAGGTAAAAAAGCGGAATTCAAGATGCGCACAACTTTCGACACCGTCAAAAACCCTGTACCGCATCGAATTAGCGAGCACAATCTGGCATGA
- a CDS encoding anaerobic ribonucleoside-triphosphate reductase activating protein, protein MIIGGFQRFSLLDYPGELSAIVFTQECNFRCPYCHNPELVLPQIYNPPQNTEKVLRFLYRRRKKLSAVVITGGEPTLQEDLIPFMKLLKAMRFKVKLDTNGSLPEVLAQVIYAKAVDYIAMDLKAPLPRYRQLTRSDVNSADILRSMELIRLSGVDYEFRTTVAPEIIFGEDLYEIRSLLREGDKYYIQPCHYATTLEDLKVHDIAKVELSQNPDFREFSRWAEEHKIHLALRGG, encoded by the coding sequence ATGATTATCGGCGGATTCCAGCGATTCTCCCTGCTGGATTATCCGGGAGAACTAAGCGCAATTGTCTTTACTCAAGAGTGCAATTTCCGCTGTCCCTATTGCCACAATCCCGAATTGGTGCTGCCTCAGATTTATAATCCGCCGCAGAATACAGAGAAAGTGCTGCGCTTCCTCTATCGGCGCCGAAAGAAACTGAGTGCGGTGGTGATCACGGGGGGTGAACCGACTCTGCAGGAGGATCTGATCCCCTTTATGAAACTCCTGAAAGCCATGCGCTTCAAAGTGAAGCTGGATACAAATGGCTCCTTACCGGAAGTGCTGGCTCAGGTAATTTATGCCAAAGCGGTGGACTATATTGCCATGGACCTGAAAGCGCCGCTGCCCCGTTATCGGCAACTTACACGCAGCGATGTGAATAGTGCGGATATCCTGCGTAGTATGGAATTGATCCGCCTTAGCGGAGTGGACTATGAATTCCGCACAACTGTGGCACCGGAAATCATCTTTGGCGAAGATCTCTACGAGATTCGTTCCCTGCTGAGAGAGGGAGATAAATACTATATCCAGCCCTGCCACTATGCTACTACTCTGGAGGATCTGAAAGTACATGACATAGCCAAGGTGGAACTGAGCCAAAACCCCGATTTCAGGGAGTTCAGCCGCTGGGCAGAAGAACATAAGATACACCTTGCACTGCGAGGAGGTTGA
- a CDS encoding agmatine deiminase family protein: MISKFRDLLLFSILLCLLCPLWGISPESYLLPYAWEERFTQTAPPPSPVRPIAEFEPASHVMIRYPLGIPLSLVAQLSNTADLVCLVSGTSQQNSAYDEFSNAGVNMDRLSFMTASTDSYWTRDYAPWFIFDGNGDYAVVDFQYNRPRPGDNMVTEIYANNLGLPYYGMNLKQTGGNYMTDGINTAAQTQIAYTENANNQASVNSLMEDYLGITNYHVVQDPNNTYIDHIDCWGKFLAPDKVLIRSVPQSHEQYDEIEATAAYFAGLNCAWGYPYRVYRVNTPQNQPYTNSLILNKRVFVPQMGSSYDTAALEVYSEAMPGYEIIGVTDNYYAPWESTDALHCRTHEIPDQEMLHIAHNPYHGILDPANEYVFDALVIPYSNSALVSDSLYVAYSVNDGSWQSVPMYQQEGYNYRASISSLMPGDEIRYYISAVDQSGKHRTHPEFAALDPHVFSIYNDNLGPDILHNPILSISEEEITFVATITDESGVATVWMEYCIDDGDTMTLEFVEAGSGVYLGLLAMDFSAGAEYFNYRICAQDIPGKISYLPSEEEYYAVPIETQSAPSEFNTPAAITMKVYPNPLHNGAELRALVKQEQAGPLRMQIFNVKGQLLFERTQAGRELEFRWDGRDNSGKKATSGIYFLRATGTSGSLNRKLIIVY; encoded by the coding sequence TTGATCAGTAAATTTCGTGATTTGCTACTATTTAGCATTCTGCTATGTCTGCTGTGTCCCCTGTGGGGAATATCCCCAGAAAGCTATTTACTTCCCTATGCTTGGGAAGAACGCTTTACCCAAACTGCACCTCCACCGTCACCGGTACGTCCCATCGCGGAGTTTGAGCCGGCATCTCATGTAATGATCAGATATCCTCTGGGTATCCCGCTTTCCTTGGTGGCTCAGCTATCCAATACAGCAGATCTGGTCTGTCTGGTAAGCGGTACATCTCAGCAAAACAGTGCTTATGATGAGTTCAGTAATGCCGGAGTGAACATGGATCGGCTCAGCTTTATGACGGCAAGCACGGATTCGTATTGGACGCGGGATTATGCACCGTGGTTCATCTTTGACGGTAATGGCGACTATGCAGTAGTAGATTTCCAATACAACCGCCCGCGGCCGGGGGACAACATGGTTACGGAGATTTATGCCAACAACCTGGGCTTGCCTTATTATGGCATGAATCTGAAACAAACCGGCGGTAACTATATGACGGACGGCATCAATACTGCTGCTCAAACGCAGATAGCATACACGGAAAACGCAAACAACCAAGCTAGTGTGAACAGCCTGATGGAAGATTATCTGGGCATCACCAATTACCATGTGGTGCAGGATCCAAACAACACCTACATCGATCATATCGATTGCTGGGGGAAGTTTCTGGCACCGGATAAAGTGCTGATTCGCAGTGTTCCCCAATCGCATGAGCAATATGACGAGATCGAGGCTACCGCGGCGTATTTCGCCGGCTTAAACTGCGCTTGGGGCTATCCCTACAGAGTATATCGGGTAAACACTCCCCAAAATCAACCCTATACAAACTCTCTGATTTTGAATAAACGGGTGTTTGTGCCTCAGATGGGTAGTTCTTACGATACTGCCGCCTTGGAAGTATATTCCGAGGCCATGCCCGGATATGAGATCATCGGAGTAACTGATAATTACTACGCTCCCTGGGAGAGCACCGACGCCCTGCATTGCCGCACTCACGAGATCCCGGATCAGGAGATGCTGCACATCGCACATAATCCTTATCACGGCATCTTGGATCCCGCAAATGAATATGTCTTTGACGCACTGGTGATTCCCTATAGCAACAGCGCATTGGTATCGGATTCCCTCTATGTGGCCTACAGTGTGAATGATGGCTCCTGGCAGAGCGTTCCGATGTACCAACAGGAGGGATACAACTATCGTGCCAGCATCTCCTCCCTGATGCCGGGAGATGAAATCCGCTACTACATCAGTGCTGTCGATCAGAGCGGTAAACACAGAACTCATCCCGAATTTGCCGCCCTGGATCCGCATGTTTTCTCCATTTACAACGATAATTTGGGTCCGGATATCCTGCATAATCCCATCCTCAGCATCAGCGAAGAGGAGATTACCTTTGTAGCCACCATTACAGATGAATCCGGAGTGGCAACAGTGTGGATGGAATACTGTATCGATGATGGGGACACCATGACTCTGGAGTTTGTGGAAGCCGGTAGCGGTGTCTATCTGGGTCTCTTGGCAATGGATTTTAGTGCAGGTGCAGAATACTTCAACTACCGGATCTGCGCTCAGGACATTCCTGGAAAAATCAGCTATCTGCCTTCAGAGGAAGAGTATTACGCTGTGCCCATAGAAACACAGAGCGCTCCCAGCGAGTTCAATACTCCTGCGGCGATTACCATGAAGGTTTATCCAAATCCGCTGCATAATGGCGCAGAACTGAGGGCTTTGGTGAAACAAGAGCAGGCCGGTCCCCTGCGAATGCAGATTTTTAACGTGAAAGGCCAGTTACTCTTCGAAAGAACCCAAGCCGGAAGGGAGCTAGAATTCCGCTGGGATGGCCGGGATAATAGTGGAAAAAAAGCAACAAGTGGGATTTATTTCCTACGTGCAACCGGTACAAGTGGCTCACTTAACCGCAAGTTAATTATAGTGTATTGA
- the glmS gene encoding glutamine--fructose-6-phosphate transaminase (isomerizing) — MCGIVGYIGRREALPIAIEALKRLEYRGYDSSGTALIHENGLQIYKKQGKIIELERSLPEPSRCSGHVAIAHTRWATHGAPNEVNAHPHTDCRGELAIVHNGIIENYKLLREQLKELGHSFVSETDSEVIAHLIEQYISTGIGLEDAVREAMKRVEGTYGLVVISKKEPDKLIAVRKGSPLIIGINDDEHFITSDVSAIVIHTKRVIYLQDSELCVVRKDGFEISTLSKTSVIPQISVVDWDISAIEKGDFKHFMLKEIFEQPITIDNGFRGRINETMGTARLGGLHLEPFELRKVKQIHLLACGTSFHAALIGKYIIEDMARIPVHAEYASEYRYRNPIIPEDTLVFVISQSGETADTLAAMREAKAKGARVLGITNVVGSTVARESDGGAYIHAGSEIGVASTKAFTSQVTILSLLAIYLGRMNHLSAVQGTEYIKALEEIPGKVERILKLNGQIREIAQSIKDCTNALYLGRGLNYPVALEGALKLKEISYIHAEGYPAAEMKHGPIALIDENMPVVAIATRDPLYDKIYSNLQEVRARKARLITIATEGDTELQKISENVIYIPDTLTNLQALLTVIPLQLLAYHVADLRGFNVDQPRNLAKSVTVE, encoded by the coding sequence ATGTGTGGAATAGTTGGTTACATAGGTCGTCGTGAGGCATTGCCGATTGCGATCGAGGCGCTGAAGCGTCTGGAATACCGGGGATATGACTCCTCCGGAACGGCTTTAATCCATGAAAATGGTCTGCAAATCTACAAAAAACAAGGTAAGATCATAGAATTGGAGCGTTCTCTGCCGGAACCTTCTCGATGCAGCGGACATGTGGCCATAGCGCACACCCGCTGGGCAACTCACGGGGCACCGAACGAGGTAAATGCGCATCCTCACACCGATTGCAGGGGAGAGCTGGCGATAGTACACAATGGCATCATCGAGAACTATAAACTATTGCGCGAACAATTGAAAGAGCTGGGGCATAGCTTTGTAAGCGAGACCGATTCCGAGGTGATTGCCCACCTCATCGAGCAGTATATAAGCACAGGGATAGGCTTGGAAGATGCGGTGCGGGAAGCCATGAAGAGAGTGGAAGGCACCTACGGTTTGGTGGTGATCAGTAAAAAGGAACCGGATAAGCTGATCGCAGTGCGCAAGGGCAGTCCATTGATCATCGGAATCAACGACGATGAGCACTTTATCACCAGCGACGTAAGCGCCATCGTGATTCATACCAAACGGGTGATCTATCTGCAGGATTCCGAACTATGTGTGGTGCGTAAAGACGGCTTTGAGATATCCACATTAAGTAAAACCAGCGTGATACCACAGATCAGCGTGGTGGATTGGGATATATCCGCCATCGAAAAGGGCGATTTCAAGCACTTTATGCTGAAAGAGATCTTTGAACAGCCCATCACTATCGACAATGGATTTAGGGGCAGAATCAACGAAACGATGGGTACGGCACGCCTGGGCGGATTGCATCTGGAACCTTTCGAACTGCGCAAAGTAAAACAAATCCACCTGCTGGCATGCGGAACCTCGTTTCATGCTGCATTGATCGGAAAATACATCATAGAAGATATGGCACGTATCCCGGTACATGCAGAATACGCCAGCGAATACCGCTATCGCAATCCTATCATTCCGGAAGATACCCTGGTCTTTGTGATCAGTCAATCCGGGGAAACTGCGGATACCCTGGCGGCAATGCGCGAGGCTAAAGCCAAAGGCGCCAGAGTATTGGGCATCACTAATGTGGTGGGATCCACTGTTGCCAGGGAAAGCGACGGTGGGGCTTACATTCACGCCGGTAGTGAGATCGGAGTGGCATCCACCAAGGCCTTTACATCGCAAGTGACCATCCTGAGCCTGCTGGCAATCTACCTGGGCAGAATGAATCACCTCTCCGCCGTGCAGGGAACAGAGTACATCAAAGCCCTGGAAGAAATACCGGGAAAGGTGGAGCGGATCCTGAAATTGAACGGGCAGATACGGGAGATAGCACAGAGCATCAAGGATTGCACAAATGCATTGTATCTGGGACGCGGTTTGAACTATCCCGTGGCGCTGGAAGGAGCCTTGAAACTGAAGGAGATATCCTATATCCATGCTGAAGGATACCCCGCCGCGGAGATGAAACACGGTCCCATCGCACTGATCGATGAGAATATGCCGGTGGTGGCCATTGCCACCAGAGATCCGCTCTACGACAAGATCTACTCCAATCTTCAAGAAGTGCGGGCGCGCAAAGCACGGCTGATAACGATTGCAACTGAAGGAGATACGGAACTGCAGAAGATCAGCGAAAACGTGATCTACATCCCGGATACTCTCACCAACCTGCAAGCGCTGCTTACCGTGATACCACTGCAATTACTGGCCTACCATGTGGCAGATCTGCGCGGCTTTAACGTGGATCAACCCAGGAATCTGGCAAAGAGCGTTACTGTGGAGTAG